A genomic segment from Lycium ferocissimum isolate CSIRO_LF1 unplaced genomic scaffold, AGI_CSIRO_Lferr_CH_V1 ctg1211, whole genome shotgun sequence encodes:
- the LOC132041879 gene encoding uncharacterized protein LOC132041879, which yields MIYNCKDRHEQLPYALLGYHTTARASTGATPYLLVYGTEAVIPAEVEIPSLRIIQEAELDDVEWIRKRYEQLALIDEKRMIAICHGQLYQQRMARAFNKHVLSEGAVALAEMDGQEWPRAINSDAIKRYYV from the exons atgatttataactGCAAAGACAGGCATGAGCAATTGCCCTATGCATTATTGGGATATCACACTACTGCCAGGGCTTCAACTGGGGCCACTCCGTACCTGTTGGTGTATGGCACTGAAGCAGTAATACCAGCTGAAGTAGAAATCCCTTCACTTCGAATCATACAAGAAGCTGAATTGGACGATGTAGAATGGATCCGCAAGAGGTATGAACAACTAGCTTTGATAGATGAAAAGCGAATGATTGCTATTTGCCATGGTCAATTGTACCAACAAAGAATGGCGCGAGCTTTCAACAAGCAT GTACTATCAGAAGGAGCAGTGGCACTTGCTGAAATGGATGGTCAGGAGTGGCCAAGAGCAATAAATTCAGATGCCATCAAGAGATACTATGTGTGA